The DNA segment CGCTTGACTTCCAGGGCCGCCCCGGACTTGGCGGCGGTTTCCTTGACCATGGCCTCCACGGTCTTCTGGGGATCCTTGACATAGGCCTGTTCCACCAGGCAGACCTCGGAGTAGAATTTTTCTATCTTGCCGGTCACGATCTTTTCCACCACGTTCTCCGGCTTGCCGGCGCCCCGCACCTGCTCCTGATAAATGGCCTTTTCCTTTTCCAGCACCTCGGCCGGAACCTGCTTGCGGGAAAGCCACTGGGGAGACGAGGCCGCCACCTGCATGGCCAGATCCCGGGCCAGGGCCTTGATCTCCGGAGAGTTGCCGCCGTCCAGTTCCACCAGCACCCCCAGCTTGCTGCCCAGGTGCAGGTAGCCTTCCACCAGGCCCGATTGGCTGTGGATCTTCTCGCCCCGCTTGAACTGGCAGTTCTCGCCCACCTTGGCCACCGTCAGTTTCACCTGTTCCAGCTGCTCCGGGGCCAGGTCGGCGGCGGTCAGCGATCCCTTGTTCTGCCCCAGCGCCCATTGGCCAAGGCCTTTGACCATCTCTTTGAACTGCTCGGTCTTGGCCACGAAATCGGTCTCGCAGTTCACTTCTATCATCACCGCGGTCTTCCCGTCGGGGGCGATCTCGATCCCGATCAACCCGTCGGCGGTGGCCCGGCCGGCTTTCTTTTCGGCCATGGCCAAACCTTTTTTGCGCAGGTATTCCACGGCCTCATCCACGTTTCCATTGGCGGAGGTAAGGGCCTCCTTGCAGACCATCATCCCGACCCCGGTCTTTTCCCTGAGTTTTTTTACGTCTTCGGCAGTAAAGGACATTTTATATCCAGACTAAAAAATTGTGAAATTGGTGATTTGTTGGTTATTTCTTTTCTTCGGTCTTCACTTCGGCCTTGGGTGCGGCGTGGGCGGCCGGCCTGGGGGCGGCATGAGCCGCCGGCCGGGGTCCGCTTGAGCTGCGGCCCTGGGAAGCCTGTCCGTCGCGGCGGGGGCCCGAGCCCCGGTTGTCACCGCCCCGGCCGTCATTGCTCCGGCCGGTCTGGGGCCTGGGGGGACGGCGGTCCGAAAGATGCCGCTTGGGGGCGGCCGCTCCGCCGGGAACTTCCTTGCCTTCGGCGGCCGACTGGTGATGGGCCTCCTGCTCCTTCTGGAACCTGGCCCGC comes from the bacterium genome and includes:
- the tsf gene encoding translation elongation factor Ts, whose amino-acid sequence is MSFTAEDVKKLREKTGVGMMVCKEALTSANGNVDEAVEYLRKKGLAMAEKKAGRATADGLIGIEIAPDGKTAVMIEVNCETDFVAKTEQFKEMVKGLGQWALGQNKGSLTAADLAPEQLEQVKLTVAKVGENCQFKRGEKIHSQSGLVEGYLHLGSKLGVLVELDGGNSPEIKALARDLAMQVAASSPQWLSRKQVPAEVLEKEKAIYQEQVRGAGKPENVVEKIVTGKIEKFYSEVCLVEQAYVKDPQKTVEAMVKETAAKSGAALEVKRFVRFRLGE